The proteins below are encoded in one region of Tursiops truncatus isolate mTurTru1 chromosome 12, mTurTru1.mat.Y, whole genome shotgun sequence:
- the CD164 gene encoding sialomucin core protein 24 isoform X2: protein MSGLFRPLLLAAGCLASLCVMTAAQNTTLAPNTTAPSVLPTTTTTTAPMPPPTLATVTTPAPEICESRNNCVSCFDPNAANTTCFWIECKGKSYCSDNSTVSDCKVVNSTEFCTVPTATPLPTNSTAKTTTPPSPSTASTTATTSGSCKDLTREEILHRI from the exons ATGTCGGGGCTCTTTCGCCCGCTGCTTTTGGCCGCTGGCTGCCTGGCCTCGCTTTGCGTGATGACCGCAGCTCAGAACACCACCCTGGCCCCGAACACGACTGCACCCTCGGTTCTAccgaccaccaccaccacgacaGCGCCGATGCCGCCGCCGACCCTCGCGACGGTCACCACTCCAGCACCAG AAATCTGTGAAAGCCGCAACAACTGTGTTTCCTGTTTTGACCCTAATGCTGCTAACACTACCTGCTTTTGGATAGAGTGTAAAG GTAAAAGCTACTGTTCAGATAATTCAACAGTTAGTGATTGCAAGGTGGTGAACAGCACCGAATTCTGTACTG tgccCACTGCCACACCATTGCCAACCAATTCTACAG CTAAAACCACAACTCCGCCTTCCCCTTCTACAGCTTCCACCACAGCTACTACATCAG